The window AACAAGAGGGATTCCAACCCAGCCCGCAAGCATGGGAACATCCCGCTTTAAACTGGAGATCGATGGCAGACGGCCAAGACGTTCAAACTCCCGGACGCCAGAAGGATCCATGTGCTGTATTCCTGGCATTTTGATGTCTTGCCGGTCGGTTTCTGAATGCTTTGACAGAGAGAATCTGACTTCGGGACCGGTTATGTTTAAAAAGGTGCTCATCGCCAACCGGGGTGAGATCGCGGTCCGCATCATCCGCGCCTGCCGCGACATGGGGATTTCCCCCGTGGCGGTCTACTCAGAGGCGGATCGCGCATCCTATCATGTGCGCCTCGCTGACGAAGCTTATCTGCTCGGGCCGGCGCCTTCGGCCGAGAGCTACCTGGCAATCCGCAGGATCATCGAGGTTGCCAGGCATTGCCGGGCGGATGCCATACATCCGGGCTACGGTTTTCTGTCGGAAAACCCGCGTTTTGCGCGCGCCTGCGCCGACGCCGGCATTCCTCTGGTCGGTCCCTCCGCCGAATCCATGCGCCTGATGGGAAGCAAGACGGGGGCGCGCACGGTGCTGTTGGAATCCGGCGTGCCGGTTGTGCCCGGTACCTACCGGGCCCTGGCGTCACTCGACGAGGCGCTGACAGAGGCGAACCGGATCGGCTATCCGGTTATGCTCAAGGCCGCGGAGGGGGGTGGCGGAAAAGGCATGCGCCTGGTGCAGGATGAGCGGCACATGCCTGAAGATTTTGTGGCTGCCGGTTCTGAAGCGCAGAACGCTTTTGGCGATCCCTCGCTGTACCTGGAAAAATTCGTCGCGCGCCCGCGCCATGTGGAGATTCAGGTGCTGGCCGATCGATACGGAAATGCGGTTTACCTCGGCGAGCGGGAGTGTTCCCTGCAGCGCAGACACCAGAAGGTCATCGAAGAGTCTCCCAGCCCGGCACTGAACGAGGATCTGCGACGGCTGATGGGCGAGGCGGCGCTGCGGGTCATCCGGGCGGCGCGTTATGAAAATGCAGGGACGGTGGAGTTCCTTCTCGATGAGGATATGAAATTCTATTTTCTCGAGATGAATACCCGGCTTCAGGTGGAGCA is drawn from Terriglobia bacterium and contains these coding sequences:
- the accC gene encoding acetyl-CoA carboxylase biotin carboxylase subunit is translated as MFKKVLIANRGEIAVRIIRACRDMGISPVAVYSEADRASYHVRLADEAYLLGPAPSAESYLAIRRIIEVARHCRADAIHPGYGFLSENPRFARACADAGIPLVGPSAESMRLMGSKTGARTVLLESGVPVVPGTYRALASLDEALTEANRIGYPVMLKAAEGGGGKGMRLVQDERHMPEDFVAAGSEAQNAFGDPSLYLEKFVARPRHVEIQVLADRYGNAVYLGERECSLQRRHQKVIEESPSPALNEDLRRLMGEAALRVIRAARYENAGTVEFLLDEDMKFYFLEMNTRLQVEHPVTEMVTGLDLVEQQLRIAAGEPLGIRQEDIRLRGWALECRIYAEDPERNFFPSPGTIRELIEPSGAGIRVDSGVYRGWEVPIYYDPLLAKLVAFGADRTQAIARMRRAIGEYRILGIHTNLAFFGAVLSDPDFIGGRLSTNFIEEFMQRRPKAAPARASSDAASVAAALAYAEAAMNGKPSTARRLESAWKMASRAGNTRLRQGWRY